Proteins from a single region of Candidatus Binatia bacterium:
- a CDS encoding MarC family protein, with protein sequence MDFRFVATAFATAFTIIDPIGMIPMTLGSTARMSPQRRNQVIDQAVFVAAGVILFMGVVGRIILDYLGITLPAFTIAGGILLFLIAIDMLFARPTGAKATDAEEREAAEGENPAVFPLAVPMIAGPGTIATVLLLVNFSHGDRAELFVVAAAYAVALIVTWLCMRASALLLRVIGKTGIHVISRILGIILAALAVQFVLNGLAQTPLLRR encoded by the coding sequence ATGGACTTTCGCTTCGTCGCCACGGCGTTCGCCACCGCGTTCACGATCATCGATCCGATCGGCATGATCCCAATGACGCTGGGCTCGACCGCGCGCATGTCGCCGCAGCGGCGCAATCAAGTCATCGACCAGGCCGTCTTTGTCGCGGCCGGAGTGATCTTGTTCATGGGCGTCGTCGGCCGAATCATCCTCGATTATCTCGGCATCACGCTGCCGGCGTTCACGATCGCCGGCGGGATCTTGCTGTTTCTGATCGCGATCGACATGCTCTTTGCCCGCCCCACCGGCGCGAAGGCGACCGACGCCGAGGAGCGCGAGGCCGCCGAGGGCGAGAACCCCGCGGTCTTTCCGCTCGCCGTTCCGATGATCGCCGGCCCCGGAACGATCGCGACGGTGCTGCTCCTGGTCAACTTTTCGCACGGGGACCGCGCGGAGCTCTTCGTCGTCGCCGCTGCCTACGCTGTGGCGCTGATCGTCACGTGGCTGTGCATGCGGGCCTCCGCGCTGCTGCTCCGCGTGATCGGCAAGACCGGCATCCACGTGATCAGCCGCATCCTCGGCATCATCCTCGCGGCGCTCGCGGTGCAGTTCGTGCTCAACGGACTCGCGCAGACCCCGTTGCTACGGCGTTGA
- a CDS encoding alpha-hydroxy acid oxidase, which translates to MNSVARAVNIEDLRRLAKRRLPRVVFDYIDGGSGAEVTMRENCRVFETVTFRARNAVARMECHLQTTVLGTPLALPFLFAPVGSSRMFFPRGECVAAEEAGKAGTIYTLSTLSGCALEDVKAAATGPVWYQLYLLGGREAAISAIARARSAGYRALAVTIDTAVAGQRERDLRNGASELVSGNLWRMLPHVPQLLARPRWLLDFWRDGGMMKFPNVIIPGEGVMAYEDVAAALERSTVSWDDMGWIRDAWRGPIVIKGALSGEDARRALDVGAEAIVVSNHGGRQLDSVSSTLRALPEVVEAVGGRAEVLLDGGIRRGSDVVKALCLGARAVLIGRAYAYGLGAGGGAGVARAIEILRSDIVRTLRLLGCLDVTALDRSYVEF; encoded by the coding sequence GTGAATTCCGTCGCTCGCGCCGTGAACATCGAGGATCTGCGCCGCCTCGCGAAACGCCGATTGCCGCGGGTCGTGTTCGACTACATCGACGGCGGAAGCGGCGCCGAGGTCACGATGCGCGAGAACTGCCGCGTCTTCGAGACGGTGACGTTCCGGGCGCGCAATGCCGTCGCGCGCATGGAATGCCACCTGCAGACCACCGTTTTGGGAACGCCGCTCGCGCTGCCGTTTCTGTTCGCGCCGGTCGGAAGCAGCCGCATGTTCTTCCCGCGCGGCGAATGCGTCGCAGCCGAAGAGGCGGGGAAGGCCGGAACGATCTACACGCTGTCTACGCTCTCGGGCTGCGCGCTCGAGGACGTCAAGGCGGCCGCAACGGGACCGGTCTGGTATCAGCTGTATCTGCTCGGCGGACGCGAGGCCGCCATCAGCGCGATTGCGCGTGCGCGCTCCGCGGGTTATCGCGCGCTCGCCGTGACGATCGACACCGCCGTCGCCGGGCAGCGCGAGCGCGACTTGCGCAACGGCGCCTCCGAGTTGGTCAGCGGCAATCTGTGGCGCATGCTGCCGCACGTGCCGCAGCTGCTCGCTCGTCCGCGATGGCTGCTCGATTTCTGGCGCGACGGCGGCATGATGAAGTTTCCCAACGTCATCATTCCCGGCGAGGGCGTGATGGCGTACGAGGACGTCGCCGCCGCGCTGGAGCGCTCGACCGTCTCGTGGGACGACATGGGATGGATCCGCGACGCGTGGCGAGGGCCGATCGTGATCAAGGGCGCGCTGAGCGGCGAGGACGCGCGACGCGCGCTCGACGTCGGCGCGGAGGCGATCGTCGTGTCGAATCACGGCGGCCGCCAGCTCGACTCCGTATCGTCGACGTTGCGCGCGCTGCCGGAGGTCGTCGAGGCCGTCGGCGGGCGCGCCGAGGTGCTGCTCGACGGCGGCATCCGCCGCGGCAGCGACGTCGTGAAGGCGCTGTGCCTCGGCGCACGCGCCGTGCTGATCGGGCGCGCCTACGCGTACGGCCTCGGCGCGGGAGGCGGCGCGGGCGTCGCGCGCGCGATCGAGATCTTGCGCAGCGACATCGTTCGCACGCTGCGTCTGCTGGGTTGCCTCGACGTGACCGCGCTCGACCGATCGTACGTCGAGTTCTAA
- a CDS encoding DNA-processing protein DprA: MYVRGALPKGGVAIIGSRAPPPEAAAFAYELAFRLGEPVVAGLALGIDAAAHRGALAAGVPTVAFVGYGFGCTYPPEHAALEEEIVSGRGAIATLLPPGTPASDEALVERDRLQAEHSRAVVLVCTEIGGGAMHTMQFARELGRLRFAVTPPAGAETLREWAGNLACIADGATPLPFDVGAAVVALKG, encoded by the coding sequence GTGTACGTGCGCGGCGCGCTGCCGAAGGGCGGCGTCGCCATCATCGGGAGCCGCGCGCCACCGCCCGAAGCAGCTGCGTTTGCCTACGAGCTCGCGTTTCGGTTAGGCGAGCCGGTTGTGGCCGGGCTCGCGCTCGGCATCGACGCCGCCGCGCATCGCGGCGCGCTCGCCGCGGGCGTTCCCACCGTCGCCTTCGTCGGCTACGGATTCGGGTGCACGTATCCGCCCGAGCACGCCGCGCTGGAAGAGGAGATCGTCAGCGGCCGCGGCGCGATCGCTACGCTTCTTCCGCCGGGAACGCCGGCGTCGGACGAGGCTTTGGTCGAGCGGGATCGGCTGCAGGCGGAGCATTCGCGCGCGGTCGTGCTCGTCTGCACCGAAATCGGCGGCGGCGCCATGCATACGATGCAGTTCGCGCGCGAGTTGGGGCGTCTGCGGTTTGCCGTGACGCCTCCCGCCGGCGCGGAAACGTTGCGCGAGTGGGCCGGGAACCTGGCGTGCATTGCCGACGGCGCCACGCCGCTACCGTTTGATGTCGGCGCTGCCGTTGTCGCGCTTAAAGGTTAG
- a CDS encoding DUF4127 family protein produces MPFLALLFATIAFVPIDDRPVTSQLPVMLGRIAGITVEAPPRDLQGRFLTAGRSDAIIAWLNHEAAKRETNAFVVSTDMLAYGGLTASRVPGPTYADVEFRLREFSHLRTRRPRAWIGAFGTIMRLAPTGIPAGTPFFAPYPVWSYLQDYANLHDPPLPSEAARAQHLRELIGEPTFDEYMATRGRNLAADRLLLKLTADGTIDRLVLGQDDAGPVGLHVRDVQLLQQDLATANLAGRASIEPGADELGSALMANAIARAANWTPHIAVRYSTPDGASYQDPIEYAPISTAIGALIGVCGGVRDDDRTDIVLYVRVPGTTPAQDAQLVSAMAATVAQGRSVAVADLSYLKSYRDQAAFAQLLLASDVSRELDAYSSWNTNANTVGTALAEAIAAGAGRRMGTYDDLAHRTYTFTMFLDDYAYHDFVRPDLNATLAAQGIADHTLLTPDLAAATSQRDRALLWSYALKILAQLDPGYHIAAMQLGLPWSRTFETSIDVGLAPNL; encoded by the coding sequence ATGCCTTTTCTCGCGCTGCTTTTCGCGACGATCGCGTTCGTGCCGATCGACGACCGCCCGGTGACCTCGCAGCTCCCCGTCATGCTCGGGCGCATCGCCGGAATAACGGTCGAAGCGCCGCCGCGCGACCTACAGGGGCGCTTCCTTACGGCGGGTCGCTCGGACGCGATCATCGCGTGGCTCAATCACGAGGCCGCCAAAAGGGAGACGAACGCGTTCGTCGTCTCAACCGACATGCTGGCCTACGGCGGGCTCACGGCCTCGCGCGTTCCTGGGCCGACGTACGCCGATGTGGAGTTCCGCCTGCGCGAGTTTTCGCATCTCCGCACGCGCCGGCCGCGCGCGTGGATCGGCGCGTTTGGCACGATCATGCGCCTCGCGCCGACGGGCATTCCCGCAGGCACGCCGTTTTTCGCGCCCTATCCGGTCTGGTCGTATCTGCAGGACTACGCGAACCTGCACGACCCGCCGCTGCCGAGCGAGGCCGCGCGCGCGCAGCATCTGCGCGAGTTGATCGGCGAGCCGACCTTCGACGAATACATGGCGACGCGCGGGCGCAATCTCGCCGCCGATCGACTCTTGCTGAAACTCACGGCGGACGGGACGATCGACCGGCTCGTCCTCGGCCAGGACGACGCCGGCCCGGTCGGCCTGCACGTGCGTGACGTGCAGTTGCTGCAGCAGGATCTCGCGACGGCGAATCTCGCGGGCCGTGCGTCGATCGAGCCGGGCGCGGACGAGCTCGGCTCCGCGCTGATGGCCAACGCGATCGCGCGCGCCGCGAACTGGACGCCGCACATCGCGGTGCGCTACTCGACTCCGGACGGCGCATCGTATCAGGATCCGATCGAGTACGCCCCGATCTCGACGGCGATCGGCGCGCTGATCGGCGTTTGCGGCGGCGTGCGCGACGACGATCGCACCGACATCGTGCTCTACGTGCGCGTTCCGGGAACCACCCCCGCGCAGGATGCGCAGCTCGTGAGCGCAATGGCCGCTACGGTAGCGCAGGGACGCTCCGTCGCTGTCGCCGACCTATCTTATCTGAAGTCGTACCGCGATCAGGCGGCGTTCGCGCAATTGCTGCTGGCGTCGGACGTGTCGCGCGAGCTCGACGCCTACTCCTCCTGGAACACCAACGCGAACACGGTCGGCACCGCCCTGGCCGAGGCGATCGCCGCCGGCGCCGGCCGGCGCATGGGCACCTACGACGACCTCGCGCACCGCACGTACACCTTCACGATGTTCCTCGACGACTACGCGTACCACGACTTCGTGCGGCCCGACCTCAACGCGACGCTGGCCGCGCAAGGCATCGCGGACCACACGCTCCTGACGCCCGACCTCGCCGCCGCGACGTCGCAGCGCGACCGCGCGCTGCTCTGGAGCTATGCGCTCAAGATCCTGGCGCAGCTCGACCCCGGCTACCACATCGCCGCGATGCAGCTCGGCCTGCCGTGGAGCCGCACCTTCGAGACCTCGATCGACGTCGGCCTCGCCCCTAACCTTTAA
- a CDS encoding N-acetylmuramic acid 6-phosphate etherase — MTDDLPPTEATNPRTAGLDQLDTRALVETLVSDHRAAVDAVLAQSDTLARVADAIAERLARGGRLHYVGAGSSGRIATLDASEMPPTFGTASHLVQAHVAGGLPALVNAIEGAEDDSAAGDALARERCAPEDAVVGLSASGGAAFVVAAVKRARAMGALTIAFTSVVDSALARAAEICVAFDTGAEALAGSTRLKAGTGQKIALNALSTAVMVRLGKVHGNLMVDVVASNQKLRRRALRLVCEVAGVGEERARELLDAAGGRVKVAIVMERRGVDAQKAQELLGASGGVLRDLI, encoded by the coding sequence ATGACGGACGATCTGCCTCCGACCGAGGCGACGAATCCGCGAACCGCCGGACTCGACCAGCTCGACACGCGTGCGCTGGTCGAGACGCTCGTCTCCGACCATCGCGCCGCTGTCGACGCCGTCCTCGCGCAATCCGACACACTGGCGCGGGTCGCCGATGCGATCGCAGAGCGCCTCGCGCGCGGCGGGCGTCTACACTACGTCGGCGCGGGGAGCAGCGGCCGCATCGCGACGCTCGACGCATCTGAGATGCCGCCGACGTTCGGCACCGCGTCGCACCTCGTGCAGGCGCACGTCGCAGGCGGTTTGCCCGCGCTCGTCAACGCGATCGAAGGCGCCGAAGACGACAGCGCCGCCGGCGATGCGCTCGCGCGCGAACGCTGCGCTCCCGAAGACGCGGTCGTGGGTCTGTCGGCGAGCGGAGGCGCGGCGTTCGTCGTCGCGGCGGTGAAACGCGCGCGTGCGATGGGCGCGTTGACGATCGCGTTCACGAGCGTTGTGGATTCGGCACTCGCGCGCGCAGCGGAGATCTGCGTCGCGTTCGACACGGGCGCCGAGGCGCTGGCGGGATCTACCCGGCTCAAAGCCGGAACCGGGCAGAAGATCGCTCTCAACGCGCTGTCGACGGCCGTGATGGTGCGCCTCGGCAAGGTGCACGGGAACCTCATGGTCGATGTCGTCGCGAGCAACCAAAAGCTGCGCCGCCGCGCCCTGCGCCTCGTGTGCGAGGTCGCGGGCGTCGGCGAAGAGCGCGCGCGCGAGCTGCTCGACGCGGCCGGCGGCCGCGTGAAGGTCGCTATCGTGATGGAGCGGCGCGGCGTCGATGCGCAAAAAGCGCAGGAGCTGCTCGGAGCCTCTGGCGGCGTGTTGCGCGACCTGATCTAA
- a CDS encoding anhydro-N-acetylmuramic acid kinase — MRAIGLMSGTSLDGIDAALVSLVPSGAGYRINLRRFETYPFEPKLRDELLAVLPPNKGNVESVARLHRALGDAYASAARSMAGSDAIDYVASHGQTIWHNGPAHVTLQIGDPFAIREAVEATVCYDFRSADCAAGGQGAPLVARVDAVLLSSAEEDRVALNLGGIANVTMLRKGAAPEEAVAFDTGPANMLLDAFVRARTNGAQSFDREGTLAATGRVDEALLAAMLADEYFAAPPPKTSGRERFGAQFLARHERALAKLSIEDGAATLAELTAATVADAIERQRFAGARVIAGGGGANNPTLLARLAARLKGARVERSDAMGLPADAKEAIAFAVLGYETLRGRASNVPAATGARRSVALGAIAPWRLSELLARTAAECRAS; from the coding sequence ATGCGTGCCATTGGATTGATGAGCGGCACGTCGCTCGACGGCATCGACGCGGCGCTGGTGAGCCTCGTGCCCAGTGGCGCGGGCTATCGCATCAACCTGCGGCGCTTCGAAACGTATCCGTTCGAGCCCAAGCTGCGCGACGAGCTGCTCGCCGTCCTGCCGCCCAACAAAGGGAACGTGGAAAGCGTCGCACGGCTGCATCGCGCGCTCGGCGACGCGTACGCGAGCGCGGCTCGCTCGATGGCGGGATCGGACGCGATAGATTACGTCGCATCGCACGGTCAAACGATCTGGCACAACGGACCGGCGCACGTGACGCTGCAGATCGGCGATCCGTTCGCGATTCGCGAGGCCGTCGAAGCCACGGTCTGCTACGATTTTCGCAGCGCCGACTGCGCGGCCGGTGGGCAGGGCGCGCCGCTGGTCGCGCGCGTCGACGCGGTTCTGCTCTCGAGCGCCGAGGAAGATCGCGTCGCGTTGAACCTAGGCGGCATCGCCAACGTGACAATGCTGCGCAAGGGCGCGGCGCCGGAAGAAGCCGTCGCCTTCGACACCGGCCCCGCCAACATGTTGCTCGACGCGTTCGTGCGCGCGCGCACGAACGGGGCACAATCGTTCGATCGCGAGGGCACGCTCGCCGCAACCGGCCGCGTCGACGAGGCGCTGCTGGCCGCGATGCTCGCCGACGAGTACTTCGCGGCGCCGCCGCCCAAGACGAGCGGACGCGAGCGGTTCGGCGCGCAGTTTCTCGCACGTCACGAGCGCGCGCTCGCAAAGCTCTCTATCGAAGACGGCGCCGCGACGCTCGCCGAGCTCACAGCCGCTACGGTTGCAGACGCGATCGAGCGCCAACGCTTCGCCGGCGCGCGTGTCATCGCCGGCGGCGGCGGCGCGAACAATCCGACGCTCCTCGCGCGCCTGGCCGCACGGCTCAAGGGCGCGCGCGTCGAACGCTCGGATGCGATGGGATTACCTGCCGATGCCAAAGAGGCGATCGCGTTCGCGGTTCTGGGCTACGAGACGCTGCGCGGCCGCGCGAGCAATGTGCCCGCCGCGACCGGCGCGCGCCGCTCGGTCGCGCTCGGAGCGATCGCACCGTGGCGGCTGAGCGAGCTGCTGGCGCGCACTGCGGCGGAGTGCCGTGCGAGTTGA
- a CDS encoding serine hydrolase, with protein sequence MAALSLSESVDRILEGARGVEFTGAVARVEHRGKLIFERAYGVTREDELGRAVYADTLFDLASLTKLFVTTLSLQAVAARMLELDEPLSRVIHEWSKRPHAAISLRMLLAHTSGMNSGADYRAILDRNVEAFALGSDLIAKPGERVIYSDLGFIALGVVLERTYGRSLAALARASFTPTPMFRPPFLQRLDIPATEDDGWRGRVQGFVHDEKAYLMGGVAGHAGLFGTAADVAALTECYLGSLRGRRETLLPRELAREATSLQADDPVLRRGLGWALKTTDENSCGRWMDFSSFGHTGFVGTCVWADPVRDLQGVLLTNGVYFGRAGDARDLRASFYEGLVQCVPLD encoded by the coding sequence GTGGCTGCCCTGAGCCTGTCGGAGAGCGTCGATCGGATCCTAGAAGGTGCGCGTGGCGTCGAATTTACCGGCGCGGTCGCACGCGTCGAGCACCGTGGGAAGTTGATCTTCGAGCGCGCATATGGCGTCACGCGCGAGGACGAGCTCGGCCGCGCCGTTTACGCCGACACGCTCTTCGACCTCGCCTCACTTACCAAGCTCTTCGTCACCACGCTTTCGCTGCAGGCCGTCGCCGCCCGAATGCTAGAGCTCGACGAACCCTTGTCGCGCGTCATTCACGAGTGGAGCAAACGCCCCCACGCGGCGATCAGCCTGCGCATGTTGTTGGCGCACACGTCGGGCATGAACTCCGGCGCGGACTATCGCGCGATCCTGGATCGCAACGTCGAAGCGTTCGCGCTTGGCTCCGACCTCATCGCCAAGCCGGGTGAGCGCGTGATTTACTCCGACCTCGGCTTCATCGCGCTCGGCGTCGTTCTCGAGCGCACGTACGGCCGATCCCTTGCGGCGCTGGCGCGCGCGTCGTTCACTCCGACGCCGATGTTTCGTCCGCCGTTTCTGCAACGGTTGGACATTCCCGCGACGGAAGACGACGGCTGGCGCGGACGCGTCCAGGGTTTCGTGCACGACGAGAAGGCCTACCTGATGGGCGGAGTCGCCGGCCACGCGGGCCTCTTCGGCACCGCGGCCGACGTCGCCGCACTCACGGAGTGCTATCTCGGCTCGCTGCGCGGACGCCGCGAGACGCTGTTGCCGCGCGAGCTCGCGCGCGAGGCGACGTCGCTGCAGGCCGACGATCCCGTGCTGCGCCGCGGCCTGGGGTGGGCGCTGAAGACGACCGACGAAAACTCCTGCGGCCGCTGGATGGATTTCTCTTCATTCGGACACACCGGCTTCGTCGGCACGTGTGTGTGGGCCGATCCGGTGCGCGATCTTCAGGGCGTGTTGTTGACTAACGGCGTCTACTTCGGCCGCGCCGGAGACGCCCGCGATCTCCGCGCCTCGTTCTACGAAGGACTGGTACAATGCGTGCCATTGGATTGA
- a CDS encoding energy transducer TonB — protein MSANAATEFCPANVTHLESTSPDREATTYHYQLQALAPRVVDGTFIADTDAGWFTWVQQAVQLTRTTYMSASWSLKYWFHVAESPELTVVFPQAVAIRHFWVATARSQGDRFFDWDSRGVVTCEPPDFAKSKHPENVKVTRSPQAGDETPAPAPPPANAVVGVAPFPPPSCVQPFISATVTDAVQPDFPAILVDQGLSGVAISIIAIALDEHGKLVDAWVWASSGCPPMDDAALKAARRSKYTGATSYCLPVSATYLFRADFEPR, from the coding sequence GTGTCGGCGAACGCAGCGACCGAGTTCTGCCCCGCGAACGTGACACATCTCGAATCCACGTCGCCCGATCGCGAGGCGACGACGTATCATTACCAGCTGCAGGCGCTCGCACCGCGGGTCGTTGACGGCACGTTCATCGCGGACACCGACGCTGGGTGGTTCACCTGGGTTCAGCAGGCGGTGCAACTCACGCGCACGACCTATATGAGCGCCTCGTGGTCGCTGAAGTATTGGTTCCACGTCGCAGAATCGCCAGAACTAACCGTTGTGTTTCCGCAAGCCGTTGCGATTCGACACTTCTGGGTTGCGACGGCGCGGTCGCAGGGTGACCGGTTCTTCGACTGGGATTCGCGCGGCGTGGTGACGTGCGAGCCGCCGGACTTCGCGAAATCGAAGCATCCTGAAAACGTTAAGGTGACCCGTAGCCCCCAAGCGGGTGATGAGACGCCGGCGCCCGCACCCCCGCCCGCGAATGCCGTCGTTGGGGTGGCGCCGTTTCCGCCCCCGAGCTGCGTCCAACCGTTCATTTCCGCGACGGTGACCGACGCGGTGCAGCCGGATTTCCCTGCGATCCTCGTGGACCAGGGGCTCAGCGGTGTCGCCATCTCGATAATCGCCATTGCCCTCGATGAGCATGGGAAACTCGTCGACGCATGGGTTTGGGCCAGCTCCGGCTGTCCGCCGATGGACGATGCAGCCCTCAAGGCTGCGCGGCGATCGAAATACACCGGGGCCACGTCGTACTGCCTCCCCGTGAGCGCGACGTATTTGTTCCGCGCCGATTTTGAACCTCGTTAA
- the nagZ gene encoding beta-N-acetylhexosaminidase, with protein MTDTAALARGVVVAGIAGARLAGDFPRFGGYLLFAREATLAEVRALTDELRARDGEALIAIDQEGGRVARLHEGVEPMPPMMALGAADDLELARRAGQQTAFDLRRAGCTLDFAPVLDLALDPRNTVIGTRSFGADPQRVAELGAAFGRGLHDGGILSCYKHFPGHGSTAVDSHEALPMIEAAEATLRERDLVPFAAVARQAPAMMSAHVMAREFDALYPATLSQRIATALLREELGFRGALATDCLEMNAVARRGAEANAVEALAAGADLLVFSHDLGAANDAVAAIVAAVDRGRLLSARLEEAFTRVQTLRQAGSQPLPLDTFPPHPGLGREIARRAVTLLRGIAHADPLASIAVSFGGTAATLDREAPAMETLDVPIAPNETEVRGILDALARSQRRAILLARRAHLYPQQAAAIGDILQRYPDALVVSLLEPFDVGLFASARHLVAAYGDDEASIGGLADVLFGASLPAGTLPI; from the coding sequence ATGACCGATACGGCGGCGCTGGCGCGCGGCGTGGTCGTCGCCGGCATTGCCGGTGCGCGCCTCGCCGGCGACTTCCCGCGCTTCGGCGGCTACCTGCTGTTCGCGCGCGAAGCGACGCTGGCCGAGGTTCGCGCGCTCACCGACGAGCTGCGTGCTCGCGACGGCGAAGCGCTTATCGCGATCGATCAGGAAGGTGGCCGCGTCGCGCGGTTACACGAAGGCGTCGAGCCGATGCCGCCGATGATGGCGCTCGGCGCCGCGGACGATCTCGAGCTCGCGCGCCGCGCCGGCCAGCAGACCGCATTCGATCTGCGCCGAGCCGGCTGCACGCTGGACTTCGCGCCGGTGCTCGACCTCGCGCTGGATCCGCGCAACACGGTGATCGGCACGCGCTCGTTCGGCGCCGATCCGCAACGCGTCGCGGAGCTCGGCGCCGCGTTCGGCCGCGGGCTGCACGACGGCGGCATCCTCTCCTGCTACAAGCACTTTCCCGGCCACGGCTCGACGGCGGTCGATTCGCACGAGGCGCTGCCGATGATCGAGGCCGCCGAAGCTACTTTGCGCGAGCGCGACCTCGTTCCATTCGCCGCGGTCGCACGTCAGGCGCCCGCGATGATGAGCGCGCACGTCATGGCTCGCGAATTCGACGCGCTCTATCCGGCGACGTTATCGCAGCGCATCGCGACCGCGCTTCTGCGCGAGGAGCTCGGATTTCGTGGCGCGCTCGCGACCGATTGTTTGGAGATGAACGCGGTCGCGCGGCGCGGCGCGGAGGCGAACGCCGTCGAGGCCCTCGCGGCGGGCGCGGACCTCTTGGTGTTCAGCCACGATCTCGGCGCCGCGAACGATGCTGTCGCGGCGATCGTCGCTGCGGTTGACCGCGGGCGCCTGCTGTCGGCGCGATTGGAAGAAGCCTTCACGCGCGTGCAGACGCTGCGCCAGGCCGGATCGCAGCCGCTTCCACTCGACACGTTCCCGCCGCATCCAGGCTTGGGCCGCGAGATCGCGCGCCGCGCCGTGACGCTGCTGCGCGGCATCGCGCACGCCGACCCGCTCGCATCGATCGCGGTGTCGTTCGGTGGCACCGCGGCGACGCTGGATCGCGAGGCGCCGGCGATGGAGACCCTCGACGTGCCGATCGCGCCGAACGAAACCGAGGTGCGCGGCATACTCGACGCTCTCGCGCGCTCGCAACGTCGCGCCATCCTGCTCGCGCGGCGCGCGCATCTCTATCCGCAGCAGGCTGCAGCGATAGGCGACATCTTGCAGCGCTATCCAGATGCGCTCGTCGTCTCGTTGCTCGAACCGTTCGACGTGGGGCTGTTCGCGAGCGCGCGCCACCTCGTCGCTGCGTATGGCGACGACGAGGCCTCTATCGGCGGCCTCGCTGACGTGCTCTTCGGCGCCAGCCTCCCCGCCGGCACTCTTCCAATTTAA